A genome region from Hymenobacter tibetensis includes the following:
- a CDS encoding beta strand repeat-containing protein produces the protein MRLALRALLGTLLLLPAFSTKTLAQTPGPAYSCDGTFYQTRQVAIGANFHSQLFRVDRNVAPAADPTTTMYTTTLVQDLATGLGLPSTTDFVVNSLAYNPLDGYLYALTYPVNNSATYPEIHLYRIGQTGVQDIGRITINGAVPTQYPQLAAGVIDKDGMYYATARNLSSATNKNNLFRLNLNQSSDAAKLNAVTVPMDFYTTASPNTIVTPASTQDFSFIDIGFNPADNLLYGIYSAGSVYKFDFTTTPGRARVTRIGTAPAASPNFGSVSFDLVGNMFAYSNEGDFYSVNITTGASTDIGDVPNAGVTDGASCVNPSQRIDVVKEVTGVSFVSGTTYDVSFAIRVKNTGTVTATNVQVSDFLRGATNNTTFPTSTSLTVSGLAVTNTGGSLAPNTNYSGQGGNADLLTGNQQLTAGQSALITFTARVVFPTGSVPTTAQNNTAYASSTAGTAANPGYALQTTDGSLILPPGNLVAVDASTNSAALPLTPNGDVASPSPVYFQTAILGNVFEDANYGGGAGRSQATSNGEGVFQARVELYSSSVAGAYIGFTTTDAAGNYSFINGVDGITLAASTIYRVRVVNSTVVSNRPGSTAGLLPVQTFLNGNVNRVGGENPNQNDAAQNSGNQSVNALELASNSTTIQTITPTTGAGTVTTPNSGPLVGVDFGFNFDTVVNTNDSGQGSLRQFITNSNTLTNANLNQAYSGAVAGEEAAIFMLNDGRILGTAPAGLRLNMAVVSGYDNGTKVFTITPATALPAISDANTTIDGERQTAVTGNNVTPAAGTSTGADVVINFNNLAGLVVTGGNTHIENLGLNNARGTSTAATGAVVADGAGVTFSGAATTGSVVNLVTTSGNTTAGVRLQNGATGVTVSNNVLNGSITSGAVNGEGLVLSGASQNTISGNTIANNSGYGVLLESGQVNNENTIFGNIIRNNGGGPNPENAGLAIAGGNNNLILQNTFSANAGAAVVAANSTSGNRISQNSMSGNVGEGIDLMPTGTAGVAGNGVTRNDDNDTDTGANGLLNFPVFTQAVTLNGNFIVTGFAPAGAVVELFVADVKADGFGEGQLYLTSRTEGSPQDSDTGRSGYSGPLWGVDQGSEVWAPRFQFSIPLTSLSDVQRTALLAEGARITATATIASTSNGLAVGNTSEFSGNIALLQNRPLPVQLVRFTAVAQNTDTQLNWNTASEKNNARFVVERSFNGSTFEAVGSVNGQGTSASGHNYQFVDRAAGAMAGVVYYRLRQEDTDGTNSFSNIQAVHFAQATTVSFITLSPNPATTTTAVDLRNLPAGGGEVRITDLTGRLLFRSTVTTGQVYPLSLSSLPSGSYLITFLGMGQKKAQVLVKQ, from the coding sequence ATGAGACTAGCATTACGCGCTTTACTTGGGACACTCTTGCTGCTCCCCGCATTTAGTACCAAAACCCTGGCTCAAACGCCGGGCCCAGCCTATTCGTGTGATGGTACATTCTACCAAACCCGTCAGGTAGCCATTGGTGCAAATTTTCACTCCCAACTATTCCGAGTTGACCGGAACGTAGCTCCCGCTGCTGATCCGACCACCACCATGTATACCACTACACTGGTGCAGGATCTGGCAACGGGCCTTGGACTACCATCTACCACTGATTTCGTTGTTAACTCCTTGGCGTATAACCCGCTGGATGGTTATCTGTACGCTCTAACCTATCCGGTAAATAACAGCGCGACCTATCCTGAAATTCACCTCTACCGCATCGGGCAGACTGGTGTTCAGGATATCGGTCGGATTACCATCAATGGGGCCGTACCAACGCAGTATCCGCAGCTGGCGGCCGGGGTTATCGACAAGGATGGTATGTACTATGCTACCGCGCGGAACCTGTCCAGTGCGACTAACAAGAATAACCTGTTTCGGCTCAACCTAAACCAGTCTTCGGATGCGGCTAAGCTCAACGCGGTAACTGTGCCAATGGATTTCTACACCACGGCCAGCCCCAACACAATAGTTACACCGGCGAGCACGCAAGACTTTAGCTTTATCGACATTGGCTTCAACCCTGCCGACAACTTGCTATATGGAATTTATAGCGCGGGTTCAGTATACAAATTTGATTTCACAACCACTCCTGGCCGGGCCCGCGTTACGCGGATTGGTACTGCTCCTGCCGCTTCTCCCAACTTTGGTTCGGTCAGTTTCGACTTGGTTGGCAACATGTTCGCGTATTCCAACGAAGGCGACTTTTACTCTGTGAATATCACTACAGGTGCCTCAACCGATATTGGTGATGTACCTAACGCAGGTGTAACCGACGGAGCCAGCTGCGTGAATCCTAGCCAGCGCATCGACGTGGTGAAGGAGGTGACCGGGGTAAGCTTTGTGAGCGGCACCACCTATGACGTGTCGTTTGCTATTCGGGTGAAAAATACGGGCACGGTTACAGCTACCAACGTGCAAGTGAGCGACTTCCTGCGCGGTGCCACCAATAACACCACCTTTCCTACGTCCACCTCGCTGACAGTTTCCGGGCTGGCAGTAACAAACACCGGCGGCTCATTGGCCCCTAACACCAATTACTCAGGCCAAGGCGGAAATGCCGACCTGCTCACCGGCAACCAGCAACTGACTGCCGGCCAGAGTGCCTTGATTACGTTCACGGCTCGTGTGGTTTTCCCAACAGGTTCGGTACCTACCACTGCTCAAAACAACACTGCGTATGCTTCCAGCACGGCGGGCACGGCCGCTAACCCCGGTTATGCGCTACAAACCACCGATGGTAGCTTGATTCTGCCGCCCGGCAACCTGGTAGCCGTTGATGCTTCAACGAACAGCGCTGCCCTCCCACTCACTCCCAACGGTGACGTGGCTTCGCCTAGCCCCGTGTATTTCCAAACGGCCATTTTGGGCAACGTTTTCGAAGACGCCAACTACGGTGGTGGTGCCGGCCGCTCGCAGGCTACCAGCAACGGCGAGGGCGTGTTTCAGGCCCGCGTTGAGCTGTATTCGTCGTCGGTGGCAGGTGCATACATCGGATTCACTACTACGGATGCGGCCGGTAACTATAGCTTTATAAACGGAGTGGACGGCATTACGCTGGCGGCAAGCACGATATATCGAGTGCGGGTGGTCAACTCGACGGTAGTAAGCAACCGTCCTGGTAGCACTGCAGGCTTGCTGCCTGTGCAGACCTTCCTTAACGGCAACGTAAACCGGGTTGGCGGCGAAAACCCCAACCAAAACGATGCAGCCCAGAACTCCGGTAATCAAAGCGTAAACGCACTGGAATTAGCGAGCAACTCCACTACCATCCAAACCATCACCCCTACTACTGGTGCCGGTACTGTTACCACACCGAATAGTGGCCCGCTCGTGGGAGTTGACTTCGGCTTCAACTTTGATACGGTAGTGAATACCAACGACAGTGGCCAAGGTTCGTTGCGGCAGTTTATTACCAACTCCAATACCCTCACTAACGCCAACCTGAATCAGGCTTATTCCGGCGCGGTGGCTGGTGAGGAAGCGGCCATCTTCATGCTCAACGATGGCCGCATTTTAGGCACTGCTCCTGCTGGCTTGCGGCTGAATATGGCGGTTGTATCGGGCTACGATAACGGGACTAAGGTGTTTACCATCACGCCTGCCACCGCCTTGCCAGCTATTTCGGATGCTAATACGACCATTGACGGGGAGCGCCAAACTGCTGTTACTGGTAACAACGTAACGCCTGCCGCTGGAACATCAACTGGGGCTGACGTGGTTATCAACTTCAACAACTTGGCTGGTTTAGTGGTAACAGGTGGCAACACCCACATTGAAAACCTGGGCCTCAACAATGCCCGGGGCACCAGCACTGCTGCCACTGGCGCAGTAGTAGCCGATGGTGCTGGTGTTACCTTCAGCGGGGCGGCCACTACGGGCTCCGTAGTAAATCTGGTAACAACCTCGGGCAACACCACAGCGGGTGTGCGGCTGCAAAACGGAGCCACTGGCGTAACCGTTTCCAACAACGTGCTGAACGGCAGCATAACTTCAGGCGCCGTAAACGGAGAAGGACTCGTGCTTTCGGGCGCTTCACAAAACACAATTTCTGGCAACACCATCGCCAACAACAGCGGGTACGGCGTACTGCTGGAAAGTGGGCAGGTGAACAACGAAAACACGATTTTCGGCAATATCATCCGTAACAACGGTGGTGGGCCCAACCCCGAAAATGCTGGGTTGGCAATTGCTGGGGGCAACAACAACTTGATTCTCCAGAACACATTCAGCGCCAATGCCGGCGCGGCGGTAGTAGCGGCCAACAGCACGAGCGGCAACCGTATCAGCCAAAACAGTATGTCGGGCAACGTAGGGGAGGGCATTGACTTGATGCCCACTGGTACCGCCGGAGTAGCCGGCAATGGCGTAACCCGCAACGACGACAACGATACTGACACCGGTGCCAACGGGCTGCTTAACTTCCCTGTCTTCACGCAGGCCGTAACTCTCAACGGCAACTTTATTGTGACGGGTTTCGCACCAGCAGGCGCTGTAGTGGAATTGTTTGTAGCCGATGTGAAAGCTGATGGCTTCGGCGAAGGGCAACTCTACCTCACCAGCCGGACCGAAGGCTCACCCCAAGATAGTGATACGGGCCGTAGCGGATACAGCGGGCCGCTGTGGGGAGTGGATCAAGGAAGTGAAGTGTGGGCTCCCCGCTTCCAGTTCTCTATTCCCCTCACTAGCCTTTCAGATGTGCAACGCACCGCACTCCTTGCTGAAGGAGCTCGGATTACGGCCACTGCTACAATTGCAAGTACCTCTAATGGGTTGGCAGTTGGGAACACCTCGGAGTTTTCGGGTAACATAGCGCTGTTACAGAACCGGCCACTCCCAGTGCAACTGGTGCGCTTCACCGCCGTGGCGCAAAACACAGACACTCAACTGAACTGGAACACAGCCTCCGAGAAAAACAACGCCCGCTTTGTAGTAGAACGTAGCTTCAACGGCAGCACATTTGAAGCTGTTGGCTCAGTGAATGGCCAAGGAACCAGCGCTAGCGGCCACAACTATCAGTTCGTAGATCGTGCGGCAGGTGCTATGGCTGGTGTAGTGTACTACCGCCTCCGTCAGGAAGACACGGATGGTACCAATAGTTTCAGCAACATTCAGGCAGTGCATTTCGCTCAAGCTACCACCGTTTCCTTCATTACTCTTTCGCCAAACCCAGCCACTACCACTACTGCTGTGGACTTGCGCAACCTGCCGGCGGGTGGCGGCGAAGTTCGCATAACCGACTTAACAGGTCGTCTTCTTTTCAGATCAACTGTAACAACGGGTCAAGTTTATCCTCTCTCTCTCTCATCGTTGCCAAGTGGAAGTTACTTGATTACATTTCTAGGAATGGGACAAAAGAAAGCTCAGGTCTTAGTGAAGCAGTAG